In the genome of Bradyrhizobium sp. CB3481, the window GCCGGGTTTCGTGATCAACGAGCATGGCCCGGACGTTCGCCACGCCCAGGCGGTCGAGTTCGCAATTCCATTGCAGGGCGTTGGCGTTGTTGGTCCACCGGTTCTCGAAGGGAAGCCTGTGCGACGTCATCGCGACCTCCTCTGCACAACCGTGCCTGCCTCTGGATATGTGGCGCAGATCGCTGCCGCGGAAGACCTTGCGGCAGCGCAGCGGTTGTTTCAGGGGGTCGCTTCCGGCAGGCGCGCACTGGTTGCCCCGAACACCTGTTCAAAAGCCTGCCGGAGCGCGACGTCGACGTCCTCCATCGTCACGGGCAGGCCGAGATCGACCAGCGAGGTGACGCCGTAGCGCGGGTCGGCGACGCCGCAGGGCACGATGGCGGAGAAATGCGACAGGTCCGGCTCGACATTGATGGCAATACCGTGGAACGACACCCAGCGACGCAGCCGCACGCCGATCGCGGCGATCTTGTCCTCGTAGCCAACCCCCTTGTCCGGGCGCCTGACCCAGACCCCGACGCGATCTTCGCGCCGCTCGCCGCGGACGTTGAAGGCGTCAAGCGTGCGGATGATCCATTCTTCCAGGCCCGCCACATAGGCGCGCACGTCGGGCCGCCGCCGCTTCAGGTCGAGCATGACATAGGCCACCCGCTGGCCGGGCCCGTGATAGGTGAGCTGGCCGCCCCGGCCGGTGGTGAACAGCGGAAAGCGCGGGTCGAGCAGGTCGGTCGGTTTGCCGCTGGTGCCGGACGTGTAGAGCGGGGGATGCTCCAAAAGCCAGACCAGCTCGGTCGCCTTTCCCTCGGCGATCGCGGCAGCGCGGGCCTCCATCTCGGCCACGGTCTCGCGGTAGGGCGCGGAACCGGCCGAAATCCGCCATTCGACCTCGCCGCCGCCCTGGGCACGCGCGAATGTCGTCAAATCAAGGCTTTGGCGGTCATTAACCATTGGCTAACCATAACGTGGTCAGGTGGAACCACAGCAATCTAGTCCCTCTGTGGCGGTTCAGAAGTGGCGACCCTCGATAAAGTCAGCGTCAATCTCATGGTGGTGCTCGGCACCACGACCATGCCCATCCACCAGGTGATGCGGCTCTCCCGCGGCGCCATCATCGAACTGGACGCCACCGAGGCGGATGAGGTCAAGATCCTCGCCAACAACCTGCCGGTGGCTTCCGGCGTCGTCCTGGTGGACCGCAACCGCATCGCGGTCGAAGTCAAGCAGATGCTGCCGAAATCCCCTGATGTCAGGTAGTTATCGGAGCACAAAACTTCCTTGTCCCCCCATCCCTGATTTGTTACATCGGCGCCGTTGATCCGGCCGGAGCTTCATCCAGCCGGTGTCCCAAGCGCTCGTGGCGGAATTGGTAGACGCGCTGCCTTGAGGTGGCAGTGAGTAAAATCGTGGGGGTTCGAGTCCCTCCGAGCGCACCAACGGCAATAAGCCGTTGATACAAAAAGTATTTCCGCGACTTCTCACTCCCACATTGTTACTCACGGCGGAACGCTGGTACTTTGTCCCGCGCAAATACCCCTGCTTGATCTCACGTTTTGGTCCAGTGGCTGCTCTTTCGGTCGTCGCGTCTTCATTTGAATCAACGCCCCGCGAAGGAAAACTGCTATTTGCTGACGAGAGGGCACTGGCGTAGCCCAGCGTAGAAATCGGCGGGCTATTGCCCTTATCCGTGAGCGCGGCACGGTCTCCAAAGGCTCGGGCGGCCGCGGCGCCCGCAGTCAGCGCTTGCGCTTGACGACCTTCCTCGTGCTGCGAGCCTTCGGCGCGGGTGGCGTCAGGCCGTAGCGTCTGCCGCGACTAGGTTGCAAGGTTCGAGATGTCTGTCGCAACAGTCATTCATCAGCAAGGCGATCAACCGTGCGACAAGATTAGCGAGTGCCCGTCGTCAGCAAGCCGACCAAGAGAGGTCCCCCGGGAGCATCGTCCTACTTGTATGCCCAGACGCCACTCACAAGAATGCAACCTGATTGCTTGTCTCGCATTATCTGAAACTGTTGAGGGTCGAACCCAGGGGTTTGGGAGTTGCTGACATTCGGGGGCTTATGTTCGACGGTTGGTTCTTCACGCCGTGAGGTACAGCGCGCAGATCAATTGATCCCGTCCCTTGCGCATCGTGAGATCGGACAGCAGGGCGAGCGAAATGGACGCCTCAGCTCAACGCGTGCCCGGCTAATCCGTAGACCCACGATTCGTTTTCCTTTCGGTTGAGAAATCGGCGCCCTTTGGACATGGTCGTGACAGTGTCGATCATACCGAGACGGCTCTGCTGAAGGAAGTCGGCAAACGGACCCGTCTGCTCCCGCGTATCGACCCGGGCGAACCGTCCGACGAGATCTTTGAGATGCACGGCCGTGAGATGGATCGCGTCACGATCATTGCTGGCGACGATCGGGCCGATCACGTGACCACGTCCGAATTCGCGCTGCATGGAATAGCCGGAGATCTCCCCGCCGCGGCGCAGAACGCAAATTGACGCGCCCTCTGAAAGCAATGCAAGCAACCTCTGACGGCTTGTTCCGAATGCTCGCTCATCCAGTGCTGCGATTTCTTCAACATTCTGCGCGGCCAGCGATGTCAATTCACCGTCCAGAACTGGCACTGGCGGGACGGGTGACATGACCTCACCCTGCCACTGATACACGACTGCTTCCTTCCTGAAGCCCAGCGAAAGGTAAAGATGATAGGCTGCGTCGGTCGAGTTCAGGCTCAAATTCCGCTCGCCACACCGCTCAAACACCTGCTTCATGAGCCAGCGGCCAGTACCTTGTGCCTGGGTACGGGGCGATGTGATCACCAAACCGACGGTGGCGAATTCGCGCCCATGGGGGAACCACATCGCGCTGCCGAAAACGCGCCCGATGCCATCAACAGCGACGATGCCTTGTCCGGCGCGTCGCAGGAAATCCCAGTCCTTGGGCCGATGTGGCCAGCCAACCGCGATGGAAAGAGCATGCAGTAGCTTCACATCAACGTCGTTGATGTCCCTCGCGGCCAGTTCAAACGACTTTACGCGTACCGTTCGCCCCATTTCAATTCGTCCGTTCTTCTCGCGGATGCTGGTCTCTGGCACATCGCGCCTTTTGTCCTCCCACGACAATAGGGCAGCAGGCTATTTCGCCACAGTATTGCACGGAAACCCAGCAGGTTTCCCCTGTTTGGGCCGTCTTTTCGAAATCTTCGGCTTGTATTGCATCGCAATTCGGCAGGGAAAGCTCCGGCTTGCAGCTACCCTCTCGATGTTCGGCAAATCGTGCAGGCAGAGTGGGCCGCCGTGAAGGCTCGCGCGAGGCTAATCGCTTTTCCCGGCGTCGTCGACATGCCGAGGAAGACAGGGGCGTGCATCGATGGCATTTCTGTTCAATTCTGATTCTGCCAGGGGGGCAGTCTTCCGCCAGGCTTTTGCGCGCGAGCTCCCCGATCTGGAATTCTACCATTGTAGCGAATCTATCGACCCGGAGAAGATACGCTACCTGCTGACCTGGAATGTGCCGGACGACGTCTCGCGCTTTCGTAATCTGGAAGTGCTCTTTTCGCTCGGCGCGGGGGTTGATCAGTTCAAGGCGGAGGCGATACCCGGCCACGTGAAACTCGTGCGCATGGTCGAGGATGGCATCATACGCATGATGCAGGAATACGTCGTCCTTGGCGTGCTGACCCTCCACCGCGACATGCTTGCATATCGCGAGCAGCAGAGCAGGGGCCTTTGGCAAGCTCTTGCAACGTCCCAGGTGACTGATCGGCGTGTGGGCTTCCTGGGCCTTGGGATGCTGGCGCAAACTGCGATCGATCGCTTGAAGCCATTTGGATTTCCCCTTGCCGCGTGGAGTCGCAGCAAGAACGTGGTCGAGGGTGTCACCTGCTTCCATGGCGAGGATCAGCTCGGCGACTTTCTGCAAGGAACGGATATCCTCGTCTGTCTTCTGCCCCTGACGGAGCAAACGAGCGGTATCCTGAACTCAAGGCTCTTTTCGCTGTTGCCAGCGGGAGCGAGGCTGCTGCATGTCGGCCGCGGCCCGCAGCTTGACCAAAACGCACTCATCGAGGCGCTCGACAGCGGGCACCTGGCGGCAGCGATGCTTGACGTCACCGATCCCGAGCCGCTGCCAGAAGGCCATCCTCTTTGGTCCCATCCGAAGGTGATCATCACGCCGCATATCGCATCCGTGACGCAACCGCATACGGCAGCACAAGCCGTCATAGAAAACATCCGGCGCCACCGTGCTGGACGCAATCCGGTCGGCCTTGTCGACCGAACCCTCGGCTACTAACAGGAAAATCCATGTCACTTCTGATCAGCATCGACACTAATCCGGATTTCGCACCGAAGAACGCTGTGCCCGCTCCGGAACGGCTCATTTCAGGTAACCCATCATTCAAGACCTGGGCGCAAGACGCTTCGAAGAGCGACAAGGTGCTGACCGGCGTCTGGGAAGCTACGCCCGGCGAGACTCATTCCATCAAGGGCACGACCTGCGAGTTCTGTCACATCATTTCGGGTCTTGTCGAAATTGAGGAAAAGGGCGGTGAGACGAAGACTTACCGGGCTGGCGACAGCTTTGTGATGAAACCGGGCTTTGTCGGGGTCTGGCGCACGATCGAGACAGTGCGAAAGATCTACGTCTGCCATTACGACTGAGGGCGATGCTCGGATCGGCCCCGAGGCATCCGTCAGAATAATCGACGTGCGAGGCCGCGTCTGACCACATTGAACGACCGTCAGACCATTCATTCTCAATGAAAAATGCGGCGTGCGGTCCTGTATTGCTCGGATGAGCCGCCTTGTCTCGCCAATTGCAAATCCAAGTAGCGTTGGCAGGTTTGGCCAAAAAGCAAAGGAATAAGTCCATGATAGCATTGAAGGACAGAGAACTGTTTCGCCAACAGGCGCTGATCGGTGGCAATTGGCGGGATGCGAGTACGAAAGCTACCGTCGATGTGATCGATCCCGCTAGCCAGAAAGTGCTTGGCACCATACCCGACATGGGGCGTGACGAGACCAGGGCAGCAATCAACGCCGCCGCTGATGCGTTCAAACGTTGGAAGACCAGGTCTCATGCAGAACGTGCAGCGCTGCTGGAGCGTTGGTATGAGCTCATGCGACGTCATGAGCAGGATCTGGCGCTTCTGCTGACGCTGGAACAAGGCAAGCCGCTTGCTGAATCGCTCGGAGAAATCCGTTACGGGGGATCCTTCGTCAAATGGTTTGCGGAAGAGGCTCGCCGGATCAATGGATCGACAATCCCGGCGCCCACGATCGATCGCCGCATTCTGGTTCTGAAAGAGCCGGTCGGCGTCTGCGGAATCATCACGCCATGGAATTTCCCCAATGCGATGATTACGCGCAAAGTGGCGCCTGCTCTTGCCGCGGGCTGCACCGTGGTCATCAAGCCCTCTGAATTCACGCCCTTTTCGGCCCTCGCGATCGGTGTTCTGGCGGAGCGGGCGGGAATTCCCGCGGGCGTGATCAACATCGTGACCGGCATGCCGGCGGAAATCGGCAAGGAGCTGATGGCCAATGAAGCCGTTCGCAAGATCTCGTTCACCGGATCGACCCGCGTGGGCGCGCTGCTGATGAAAGGCGCCGCCGACAACGTCAAGAAGCTCAGCCTCGAGCTCGGCGGCAATGCGCCGTTCATCGTCTTTGACGATGCCGATCTCGACCGGGCCGTCGAGGGCGCGATTGCATCGAAGTTCCGCAATGGTGGACAGACGTGCGTCTGCTGCAATCGCATTCTCGTGCAATCAGGCATTTACGACGCCTTCGCACAGAAGCTCGCCAGCCGGGTCGCGAAAATGAAGGTCGGCGCCGGCACGGAAGAGGGGGTCGCAATCGGGCCTATGATCAATGGCGCGGCGATCGAAAAGATCAGGCGGCACGTCACCGACGCGCTGGACAAGGGCGCGAAGATCATCGCGCAGAGTGAAACGGTGCCGGAAGATCGGCAGTATGCGCGCCCTATCGTGCTTGGTGGCGCGACGACTGAGATGCTGCTCGCTTCGGAGGAGACTTTCGGTCCGGTCGCACCGCTCTTTCGCTTCGAGACGGAGGACGAGGCGATTGCGATCGCAAATGGCACGCCGTTCGGCCTTGCCGCATATTTCTACACTGAGAACCTCAAGCGCTCATGGCGTGTTGCCGAGGCTCTGGAGTTCGGCATGGTCGGCCTGAACACCGGCCTGATCTCGACGGAGGTTGCGCCTTTCGGCGGTGTAAAGCAGTCGGGATTGGGACGTGAAGGCTCCCAGCTCGGGATAGACGAATATCTCGAGATCAAGGCGCTCCATGTCGGGGGGTTGGACTGAGCGATCCTTCGGACCGGTAGCTGAAACAAGAAAGGGGGCGGTCGAACCGCCCCCCTTTCTTCTTCACAAATGCATCGATCGTTATTGCAGCTTAAGACCTAGAGCGCTGCGAACGATCGCGAAAGAAATAAGCTTCACGCGCTCTTACGAAACGGCTCCAAGCCGACTGCCGCGGCCAGCCCCCCGATGTCAGCGACCTCGGTGTATTCATAGAAGGGATTCGCGGGCTCGTGACCGCGGTTCACCCAGACCTTGCTCTTGATGCCCAAGTCATAGGCCGTCATCAGGTCGTAGCGGAACGAGGATGAGACGTGGGTGATGTCTTCCGGACCGCAGCCCAGCTTGTCAAACATGTACTCAAAGCCCTTCATGTGCGGCTTGTAGGCGCCGGTTTCCTCGGCCGTGATCACCGTGTGGAAGGGCGCGCCGAGCTTCTCCACGTTCGACATGATGAGGTTCTTCATGGAGTTCGACAGGATGACCAGGGGAATCTCCCTCGCAACTTTGGCCAGACCCGCCGGGACGTCAGGATGTGGGCCCCATGTGTGGATCTCTTCGTTGATGCGCTGGGCATCCTCCGGCCGAAATACAACACCATTGCGCTTGCACGTACGCTCTACCGAATTATGCACGACCTCGAAGTACGGTTTCCACGCGCCAAGAACCTCGTCCAGGCGATAGGCAGCGAAATCCTTGATGAAATTTGCCATCGTCGTGGCGGGAAGCTGGGAGCCGTAGACTCTCCTTGCCGCACCGGCCATGTCGAAATTCGTCAGCGTGCCGTAGCAATCGAAGGTGATGTATTTCGGTCGGAACTTCGTCATGACGTGGAATCCTCCAATCCTCTCGGCACTGCGTGCCGGTACGACAAGCATCATAATGATCATCTCGCATGATAAAGCGCCGCTTTCGCGGGAGCCGGAAGCAGATTGTGTCGTATCGGGTCGAAGCTTTGGCAGAGAGTTGCGCCGGGCAACCTTTCGAATTGAGCAGCACCGCCAGGCGCTGGACCTGCTCCGGCATTAGATGCGGCGTCAATCACCAATGAAAGTCAAAACTCCTTTGATCCAGGCTCAGCTTGGGAGGAACTGCTGGCCTCGATATCCTAATTTGTTTTCGGGTTGATATGGAGGTCGACATGTTAAGCAATTCGCTGATCGAGCTGGATCGCGCGCATCTGGTTCACCCGGTCGCATCCTACCGAAGCCATGAGGCGTTAGGTGTGCGGATGTTAAAATCGGCGAAGGGCGCGACCCTGACCGATGCCTCGGGACGCCAATTGCTCGACGGGTTCGCCGGCCTGTGGTGTGTCAACGCCGGGTACGGACAAGATAGCATCGTTGAAGCGGCGGCGAGGCAGCTCCGCGAACTGCCTTATGCGACGGGCTATTTCGGACTAGGCTCCGAGCCGGCTATCCGGCTGGCCGCCAGGCTGGCCGAATTGGCGCCCGGTGATCTGAACCATGTCTATTTCACCTTGGGTGGCTCGGATGCCGTCGACAGCACGATCCGATTCATCCGGTACTATTATCATTCCAAGGGTACACCACAGAAGGACCAGTTCATTTCCGTCGAGCACGGCTACCATGGATCGTCGACCGCGGGGTCTGGCTTGACCGCGTTGCCCGCTTTTCACACGGGTTTTGGAGTACCCTATAGCTGGCAGCACAAGATTCCCTCGCACTATGCCTATCGCAATCCGATT includes:
- the lipB gene encoding lipoyl(octanoyl) transferase LipB yields the protein MVNDRQSLDLTTFARAQGGGEVEWRISAGSAPYRETVAEMEARAAAIAEGKATELVWLLEHPPLYTSGTSGKPTDLLDPRFPLFTTGRGGQLTYHGPGQRVAYVMLDLKRRRPDVRAYVAGLEEWIIRTLDAFNVRGERREDRVGVWVRRPDKGVGYEDKIAAIGVRLRRWVSFHGIAINVEPDLSHFSAIVPCGVADPRYGVTSLVDLGLPVTMEDVDVALRQAFEQVFGATSARLPEATP
- a CDS encoding FliM/FliN family flagellar motor switch protein codes for the protein MATLDKVSVNLMVVLGTTTMPIHQVMRLSRGAIIELDATEADEVKILANNLPVASGVVLVDRNRIAVEVKQMLPKSPDVR
- a CDS encoding GNAT family N-acetyltransferase, producing MGRTVRVKSFELAARDINDVDVKLLHALSIAVGWPHRPKDWDFLRRAGQGIVAVDGIGRVFGSAMWFPHGREFATVGLVITSPRTQAQGTGRWLMKQVFERCGERNLSLNSTDAAYHLYLSLGFRKEAVVYQWQGEVMSPVPPVPVLDGELTSLAAQNVEEIAALDERAFGTSRQRLLALLSEGASICVLRRGGEISGYSMQREFGRGHVIGPIVASNDRDAIHLTAVHLKDLVGRFARVDTREQTGPFADFLQQSRLGMIDTVTTMSKGRRFLNRKENESWVYGLAGHALS
- a CDS encoding glyoxylate/hydroxypyruvate reductase A → MAFLFNSDSARGAVFRQAFARELPDLEFYHCSESIDPEKIRYLLTWNVPDDVSRFRNLEVLFSLGAGVDQFKAEAIPGHVKLVRMVEDGIIRMMQEYVVLGVLTLHRDMLAYREQQSRGLWQALATSQVTDRRVGFLGLGMLAQTAIDRLKPFGFPLAAWSRSKNVVEGVTCFHGEDQLGDFLQGTDILVCLLPLTEQTSGILNSRLFSLLPAGARLLHVGRGPQLDQNALIEALDSGHLAAAMLDVTDPEPLPEGHPLWSHPKVIITPHIASVTQPHTAAQAVIENIRRHRAGRNPVGLVDRTLGY
- a CDS encoding cupin domain-containing protein → MSLLISIDTNPDFAPKNAVPAPERLISGNPSFKTWAQDASKSDKVLTGVWEATPGETHSIKGTTCEFCHIISGLVEIEEKGGETKTYRAGDSFVMKPGFVGVWRTIETVRKIYVCHYD
- a CDS encoding NAD-dependent succinate-semialdehyde dehydrogenase, which produces MIALKDRELFRQQALIGGNWRDASTKATVDVIDPASQKVLGTIPDMGRDETRAAINAAADAFKRWKTRSHAERAALLERWYELMRRHEQDLALLLTLEQGKPLAESLGEIRYGGSFVKWFAEEARRINGSTIPAPTIDRRILVLKEPVGVCGIITPWNFPNAMITRKVAPALAAGCTVVIKPSEFTPFSALAIGVLAERAGIPAGVINIVTGMPAEIGKELMANEAVRKISFTGSTRVGALLMKGAADNVKKLSLELGGNAPFIVFDDADLDRAVEGAIASKFRNGGQTCVCCNRILVQSGIYDAFAQKLASRVAKMKVGAGTEEGVAIGPMINGAAIEKIRRHVTDALDKGAKIIAQSETVPEDRQYARPIVLGGATTEMLLASEETFGPVAPLFRFETEDEAIAIANGTPFGLAAYFYTENLKRSWRVAEALEFGMVGLNTGLISTEVAPFGGVKQSGLGREGSQLGIDEYLEIKALHVGGLD
- a CDS encoding haloacid dehalogenase type II, encoding MTKFRPKYITFDCYGTLTNFDMAGAARRVYGSQLPATTMANFIKDFAAYRLDEVLGAWKPYFEVVHNSVERTCKRNGVVFRPEDAQRINEEIHTWGPHPDVPAGLAKVAREIPLVILSNSMKNLIMSNVEKLGAPFHTVITAEETGAYKPHMKGFEYMFDKLGCGPEDITHVSSSFRYDLMTAYDLGIKSKVWVNRGHEPANPFYEYTEVADIGGLAAAVGLEPFRKSA